A genomic window from Tolypothrix sp. PCC 7910 includes:
- a CDS encoding transposase family protein, with amino-acid sequence MISIFDYIQKYPRRAKQLLGISYDQFTDLVNYAKNSHEEEQLKLEQKKVRIHRRGGGRKELLSIPEQVCLCLFYLRQIPTFEVLGIMFGISKTLSNDTFHYWRKILRKILPSSLIEQVENKEGDLLIIQEILTNFKLLVDSVEQPIDRPSDNEEQKKFFSGKKKQHTIKNQIVSLPEGKDIIDVTVGSPGPTADIKLFREQQTKFDEKQEFTGDKAYQGGNNITTPHKKKRKQQLNEQQKEENKALSSKRIFVEHLIRIVKIFQVASQRFRLNADVYNEIVLLVCGLVRLRIGTFVLPNSAIN; translated from the coding sequence ATGATTAGTATATTTGATTATATACAAAAGTATCCACGAAGAGCAAAGCAACTTTTGGGGATTAGTTATGACCAATTTACTGACCTTGTAAACTATGCTAAAAACAGTCATGAAGAAGAACAACTCAAATTGGAACAGAAGAAAGTTAGAATACATCGTCGTGGAGGTGGACGCAAAGAATTATTATCCATCCCAGAACAAGTATGTTTGTGCTTGTTTTATCTGAGACAAATACCCACATTTGAAGTTTTAGGAATAATGTTTGGTATATCAAAAACTTTATCTAATGATACTTTTCATTACTGGAGAAAAATATTACGTAAGATTCTCCCTTCTAGTTTAATAGAGCAAGTAGAAAATAAAGAAGGAGATTTGCTCATTATACAAGAAATATTAACGAATTTTAAGTTGCTAGTTGATAGCGTAGAACAGCCTATAGATAGACCATCTGACAACGAAGAACAGAAAAAGTTCTTTTCGGGAAAGAAAAAACAGCATACTATAAAAAACCAGATAGTTTCCTTGCCAGAGGGAAAAGATATTATTGATGTTACAGTAGGCTCTCCAGGGCCAACAGCAGACATAAAATTATTTAGAGAGCAACAAACAAAATTTGATGAAAAACAAGAATTTACGGGAGATAAAGCGTATCAAGGTGGGAATAATATTACTACCCCTCATAAGAAGAAAAGAAAACAACAATTAAATGAACAACAAAAAGAAGAAAATAAAGCTCTATCAAGTAAGCGTATATTTGTTGAGCATTTAATACGTATTGTAAAAATTTTCCAAGTGGCATCACAAAGATTTAGATTAAATGCTGATGTTTATAATGAAATAGTTTTGTTAGTTTGTGGTCTAGTAAGACTGCGAATTGGCACTTTCGTATTACCGAATAGCGCCATAAATTAG
- a CDS encoding transposase, protein MTEQSTDYDSPWKEIIELYFPRFLEFFFTLAYDAIDWTRPYEFLDTELQQLEPDAEIGRRYVDKVAKVWLLDGEEAWVLVHVEVQGQYDSQFPERMYTYNYRLFDRHKQRVISLAVLADEQANWRPSSYSYELAGCRVSLEFPIAKLLDYEQSWETLEQTTNPFGIIVMAHLKTKATQRNPESRLQWKLSLVRSLFERGYSRGDIQELFRFIDWVMVLPKELASSFKTVVRNYEETNRMRYVTSIERLAKEEGIVENARESVIEVLETRFGEVPTAIVEAINAIEEPSVLKTLLKRAIAIPSTAEFQQLLDNLTSGE, encoded by the coding sequence ATGACCGAGCAATCTACCGATTACGATAGTCCTTGGAAAGAAATCATTGAGCTATATTTTCCCCGGTTTCTGGAATTCTTTTTTACCCTAGCTTACGACGCGATCGACTGGACGCGACCCTATGAATTTCTGGACACAGAACTGCAACAGCTAGAACCTGATGCAGAAATTGGGCGGCGTTATGTTGATAAAGTCGCCAAAGTTTGGTTACTAGATGGTGAGGAAGCTTGGGTATTAGTTCACGTAGAAGTCCAAGGACAATATGATAGCCAATTTCCCGAACGGATGTACACCTACAATTACCGCTTATTTGACCGCCATAAACAGCGAGTCATCAGCTTGGCTGTCTTAGCCGATGAACAAGCAAATTGGCGACCTTCCAGCTACAGCTATGAACTGGCGGGATGTCGTGTCAGCTTAGAATTTCCCATAGCGAAGTTATTAGACTATGAACAATCTTGGGAAACTCTAGAGCAAACCACCAATCCCTTTGGGATAATAGTGATGGCACATCTCAAAACCAAAGCGACACAACGAAACCCAGAAAGTCGGCTACAGTGGAAATTAAGCCTAGTCAGAAGTCTTTTTGAAAGGGGATATAGCCGGGGAGATATTCAAGAATTATTTCGGTTTATCGACTGGGTGATGGTTTTGCCAAAAGAATTGGCAAGTAGTTTCAAAACAGTAGTGAGAAATTACGAGGAGACAAATAGAATGCGGTACGTAACTAGTATTGAAAGGTTAGCAAAAGAAGAAGGTATTGTTGAAAATGCCAGAGAAAGCGTAATTGAAGTTTTAGAAACACGGTTTGGAGAAGTGCCAACTGCTATTGTGGAAGCTATCAATGCTATAGAAGAACCATCGGTATTAAAGACGCTTTTGAAGAGAGCAATCGCAATTCCTTCGACAGCCGAATTTCAGCAACTGTTAGATAATCTCACTTCTGGAGAATGA